A region of the Gemmatimonadota bacterium genome:
GGACTCCGCGCCGCATTTCCGGCTATTCGCCAGCGGCCTGCACAAGGCGCTCGGACTCGCCTGGCGGAACGGCGCATTCTATTCCGCGCAGCGAGGCGAGCTGACGAAAATCACGGACACGACCGGGAACGGGCGGGCCGATGTGTACGAAACCGTCTTCTCCTGGCCCCTTTCCGGACATTATCACGAATACTCCTTCGGACCGGTATTCGCACCCGACGGCAGCATGTTCGTCACCCTCAATGTCGCCTTCGGCATAGGCAATACGGGCTGGTGGCGAGGTGAGAGCCCGGTAACCTGGCGCGGCTGGGCCCTGCGCATCGGCGAGGACGGGACCGTCCAGCCGTGGGCTACCGGGCTGCGTTCTCCGGCGGGATACGGCATGGTCGACGGCGAGTTCTTCTATTCCGAGAACCAGGGCGACTACGTGGGCTCCGGGTTCATCACCCACCTGGAACGAGGCGACTTCGCCGGTCACCCGGCCGGGCTGAACTGGTCCGGTCATCCGCTGTCGCCCGTGGAACTGACCCACGAGGCGTTGTACGAGTTGGTGGCGCCGCGTTTCCCGCGGCCCGACCAGCCGCCCGTCCAGCCTCGAAACATAGAGGACGAACCGCTGATTACCCTGGCATCCGTCGCCGCCGTGCTGCCCGATTTCAAGCTGCCGGCCGTGTGGTTGCCCCACGGCATACTCGGCACGTCCTCATCGGAGATTCTCGTCGATGACACCGGCGGCCGTTTCGGCCCCTTCGCCGGACAACTGCTGGTTGGCGACCAGGGACAGAGCACGGTCAACCGGGTCTTCCTGGAAAAGGTGAACGGCGTCTATCAGGGCGCTGCCTTCCCGTTCCTCAGCGGCTTCTCCTCCGGCGTGCTGCGGCTGGCCTGGGGCCACGACGGCAGCCTCTACGTCGGTCAGACCAGCCGCGGCTGGGGATCGACGGGAGGGGAAAATTTCGGCCTGGAGCGGGTCGTCTGGAGAGGCGATGTCCCCTTCGAGATGAAGGCCGTGCGCGCCATGCCGGACGGCTTCGAGATCGAGTTCACGAATCCCGTGGCGCGCGAGACGGCCTTGAGGCTGGCCAACTACCAGATCACCAGTTTCATCTACAAGTACCATGTGGTTTACGGCAGCCCGGTGGTCGACGACCAGCGGCACCGCATACTCGGCGCCGCCTTGTCCGAAGACGGCTCCCGTGTACGCCTCGCCGTCGAGAACCCGCGCCGCCACTACATTCACGAGATCCTGCTGACCGGCATCCACGCTGCCGAAGACGGCGAGCCGCCGCTGCACAATTCGGCCTACTACACGCTGAACGAGATTCCCGGCGGTGAGTTCATGACCGTCGCCGAACCGGTGGCGGAGCCGGTGCCGGCGCTGGAACCGGTGACCGCGCTGGCCGCCGCGGTTTTGCCGGGAAGCAGACCATCGGACGCCGCGTCCGGTGAAGCGGGGACATTCGGGCGCATCGCCGTTCAACCCGCGGACTGGGGCCTGCCGGACACCGTGCTCACCCTCGGCACCGTGCCGGGCCTTCTCTACGACCTTACCGAAATGACCGTGCGCGCCGGCGAGCGCGTAAAGCTGATATTCGACAACTCGGACGACATGCCGCACAACTTCCTGCTGGTGACGCCCGGCGCCGCCGACAAGGTCGGCGAGACGGCCCTGAAGATGGGTATTCGCGGGCCGGGCAGAGACTATGTCCCGGACATGCCCGAGGTGCTGTACTACACCAAGCTGGTCGAGCCGGGACAATCCGACACGATCTATTTCACCGCGCCCACCGAGCCGGGACTCTACGAATACGTATGCACCTATCCGGGCCACTACCTCCTGATGCGGGGTGTTCTACGGGTCATTTGACGGCCGGGACAACTCTCTCGCCTCGCTGGTGCTCCATCAATCTTGCAACGCCGTATCAGCGCGCCGTTCGGTTCCTCCAAGAGACGCGGATTTTCACGTCGCACCGCTCGCCGGGCGCCCGCTCCGGTCAGTGTCCCACGACCGGGTTTGTGAGCGTGCCGATACTCTCGACGGTGCAAGCCGCCACATCGCCCCTTCCGCCCCGGTCGGATACATCGTGCAGCAGCGTGTAACCGAAAATGAAATTCTCGGCGTCTTCCGGTGAAACGCGGCTTGCAGCGGTGCCGATCACGGCCGCGAACTCGCATTCATAGTCGAGATTGTGCCGTTGCGGCATCATCCGGATGGCCTCCCCGTCCGCGATGATCGTGCTGGGCAACTTGATGAAAACGTAGGGGTTCTGCCGGGTATCGTCCGGCGCCCGCTCCCAGATGCCGGCGATGGAGCCCGGAGGCGGGCCTTCGATCGGCCCGTCCATTTCCTCGGCGTGATCGGAGTAGTTGGAACCCGCGGCATACATGATATTTGGCATCAGCGGGGGCAAGACCTTTACCGAGTCGACGGCCTTGACGTAAGCAGCCTGGGTTCCGCCGTTCGGGGACGCGGCAGCCGCAATGGCTTGCAATCTTGGTCTCAGCTCTGCATAGCGAACGATTAGTTCCGTCATGTCATCGGGAATAGTCCCTTGTCCACCAGGCAATGCGTCGTTGGCTTGAGCGATGTCGACTACCAGGCTGTCATCCAGCACGATCCCAAGGTACGGCTCGGCTCCGTCTGCAAAGGTGCCCAGTTTGAACGTCACCGTGTCCTGAGCGTTCAGACAGTTCGGGCTTGACAGGACGACCAGTACGGGGACTATCCATTCGGTTTTCATTGGCGAACCTCCGCCTGATGAGGCATGGGCGTTTGTCGGGACCAGTCATGGTAGTGTATTACGGTCACGGA
Encoded here:
- a CDS encoding plastocyanin/azurin family copper-binding protein, which produces MTVGLTSKCPPREPALSCISLFACALLAWTPSVGVGQAPLPRTADYYYQITPLPVPDDIELEVGGLATLPNGNLGVATRRGDLFIVENPAGEDSAPHFRLFASGLHKALGLAWRNGAFYSAQRGELTKITDTTGNGRADVYETVFSWPLSGHYHEYSFGPVFAPDGSMFVTLNVAFGIGNTGWWRGESPVTWRGWALRIGEDGTVQPWATGLRSPAGYGMVDGEFFYSENQGDYVGSGFITHLERGDFAGHPAGLNWSGHPLSPVELTHEALYELVAPRFPRPDQPPVQPRNIEDEPLITLASVAAVLPDFKLPAVWLPHGILGTSSSEILVDDTGGRFGPFAGQLLVGDQGQSTVNRVFLEKVNGVYQGAAFPFLSGFSSGVLRLAWGHDGSLYVGQTSRGWGSTGGENFGLERVVWRGDVPFEMKAVRAMPDGFEIEFTNPVARETALRLANYQITSFIYKYHVVYGSPVVDDQRHRILGAALSEDGSRVRLAVENPRRHYIHEILLTGIHAAEDGEPPLHNSAYYTLNEIPGGEFMTVAEPVAEPVPALEPVTALAAAVLPGSRPSDAASGEAGTFGRIAVQPADWGLPDTVLTLGTVPGLLYDLTEMTVRAGERVKLIFDNSDDMPHNFLLVTPGAADKVGETALKMGIRGPGRDYVPDMPEVLYYTKLVEPGQSDTIYFTAPTEPGLYEYVCTYPGHYLLMRGVLRVI
- a CDS encoding fumarylacetoacetate hydrolase family protein, giving the protein MKTEWIVPVLVVLSSPNCLNAQDTVTFKLGTFADGAEPYLGIVLDDSLVVDIAQANDALPGGQGTIPDDMTELIVRYAELRPRLQAIAAAASPNGGTQAAYVKAVDSVKVLPPLMPNIMYAAGSNYSDHAEEMDGPIEGPPPGSIAGIWERAPDDTRQNPYVFIKLPSTIIADGEAIRMMPQRHNLDYECEFAAVIGTAASRVSPEDAENFIFGYTLLHDVSDRGGRGDVAACTVESIGTLTNPVVGH